CCAGGCTCCTCAGGAGGGCCTGAAGCGCGGGTTTGATGCGGGCTGCATCAGTATCCTCCAGGAGCCCGAGTAACCGGCTTTCATGGTCTCGCGCCTCCTGGACGAGTGTTTCGGCCAAGGCGCGACCGGCATCTGTCAGATGGACCCTGACCTTGCGCCGGTCGCCGTCATCGACGCGCCGCTCCACCAGACCCTTTTTGTCCATCTGGTCGACAATGCGGGTCAGGCGTGATTGTTCTGCAAGTGCGTACTCGGCAAGCCTCGTGATCATCAGCCCGTCCTGATCGGACAGGCAGGCCAGTACCCGCCATTCCGGCACGCGCAGTCCGTTTGCGCGTACACGGGCATGGAATTGAGCGCTTGCCGCCTCGCTTGAAGCGGCCAGGAGATAAAGCAGATAGGAGGGAACGAATGCGCCCTTTTGCTTGCCGCCCTTTGTCATGAATTCTTCCGATGCCATCGCGTTGAATCTGCGTGTTTACTGGATGCCACAATGACAAGCTGAAAAAAAGTCCGAAGAAACGATTGCGGGTTTATATGATTTTTCATATATTGTTGCCAGGAGGACCAAACACCCATGCTCAATCTGGTCGTCGACAGTATCCATGACGAAACGGATCGCATCCGTGTCTTTACGCTTTGCGAGGCATCCGGGGCCGAGTTGCCCGGCTATTTACCGGGCGCGCATCTGGATTTCGATCTCGGTGAACTTGGAACACGGTCCTATTCGCTGATCGATTGGAAATCTTCATTATCGACCAGGAATTACACGATTGCCGTTCAGCGTGAGGACGATGGAACCGGCGGCTCCAAAGCCATGCACCGGCTCGAGGCGGGGCGGGCCATAAAGGTTCTGCCACCCGAAAACGATTTTGAACTGCGTGATGGCGCTGCGCCGGTCCTGCTTCTTGCCGGCGGCATCGGTGTGACGCCGCTCATTTCCATGGCGAGTGCTCTGGACGCGCAGGCAAGGGACTTTGCCTTTCACTATAGTGCCAGAAGTGCCGGGGTCATGGGTTTCCGGGAACGGCTTGGTCAAGCCTTTCCCGACCATATGGTCTTTCATTTTGACGATCAGGCACCGCTTGATCTTGCAAAATTGATGTCGGCACAGCCGCCGGACACGCAGCTCTATATTTGCGGGCCCAAGGGAATGATCGATGCAGCGCGTGAGGCCGCGATCACGGCCGGACTGGCTGAAGCCAACATTCATATCGAGCTGTTTTCCGCGCCCGAAGCTCAATCCGGCGATGCATCGTTCGAGGTGGAAATCCATGACACTGGCGAAGTGTTCGTAATTCCTGCCGGAAAGACCATTATCGAGGTGCTTGAGGAAGCGGGCAAGGATCTGATGTACGATTGCCAGCGCGGCGATTGCGGTATCTGTCAGACCGATGTGATCAGCGGAACACCCGACCATCGCGATGTTGTGTTGTCGGAAGCCGACAGGGCGGCAGGTAAAGTCATGCAGATCTGCGTCAGCCGCGCCAAGTCGGGGCGTCTGGTTCTGGATCTCTAAGGGAGAGGATCAATGTACAAACAGCAGCCAAGGCAAATGGCCGCCGAAGATATCGAAGACCTGGTCCAGGGTTATCAGGTGCACCGCGATGTCTATATCAGCCGTGATGTGTATGAGCTGGAAATGCGGCACCTATTCACCAATAGCTGGGTGTTTGTGGGTCACGAGAGCCAGACCCCGAACAAGGGCGACTACTACGCAACCCAGATCGGCGATCAACCGGTCATACAGGTACGGCACTCGGATGGTGAGGTGAAGGTTCTGCACAACCGCTGCCCGCACAAGGGTGTGAAGATTGCCATTGATCGCGAGGGCAATACCGGAAAGTTTTTCCGCTGCCCCTATCATGCCTGGTCATTCAAGACCGATGGCTGCCTTTTGGCGATCCCGCTGAAAAAGGGATACGAAAATACAGGTCTCGACGAGACCGAAAACGTAAAGGGCATCAAACCGGTCGGCGATGTACGCAATTATCGCGGCTTCATATTTGCGAGGCTGGCCGATGAGGGCATCAGCTTCGAGGATTTCTTTCAGGGCAGCCTGTCATCGATCGACAATATGGTCGACCGTTCGCCGGAAGGCCGGCTCGAGATTGCCGGTCCGCCCTTGCGCTATATGCATCAGTGCAACTGGAAAATGCTCGTTGAGAACCAGACCGACACCTGCCATCCGATGGTGGCGCACGAAAGCTCGGCCGGCACTGCGGTTAAAATCTGGGAGAGCCTCGGCAATCCGGAGCCCCGCCCGCCGGCCATGGAGATCATCGCCCCATTCATGTCGCCCTACGAGTTCTTCGAGGACATGGGCATCCGTACCTGGCCGAACGGGCATGGCCACACCGGCGTTCATCACTCGATCCACTCCGACTATTCCGCCGTGCCCGGCTATTTTGAGGCCATGTGCGAGGCCTATGGCGAAGACCGCGCCAAGGCCATCATGGATGAGAACCGGCACAACACGGTCTATTTCCCATCGATCATGATCAAGGGACCCATCCAGCAATTGCGAAATTTCATTCCGCTCGGCCCCGACAAGACGCTTGTGGAGAGCTACATCTACCGGCTTGTCGGCGCACCGGACCATTTGCTGGCGCGCACCGCCATGTACAACCGTATGATCAATGCACCGACATCGATTGTCGGGCATGACGATCTGGAAATGTATGAACGCGCGCAGGAGGGCTTGCACTCCGAAGGGCTGGAATGGGTCAATGTCCAGCGCCTTTATCCGGGCGCGGAGGAGGACTTTTCCGAAGAGGCCGTCGAAAACGGCACCACCGAGCGGCAGATGCGCAACCAGTTCCATGCCTGGGCGAAGTTCATGACAGCGACCATGCCGCGCCGGACCGAACTGCAAGGGGAGGCCGGTCAGTGACGGATATCAGCAAAGATGAGTTGATCGACTTCATTTATGCCGAAGCGCGTATGCTCGATGAGGGCCGCTACGATGAGTGGATTGATCTGTGGCTGGCGGATGGCCACTACTGGATGCCGCTCGACTACAAGCAGACCGATCCGCATCTCGTCACCTCGTTCCTTTATGAAGATCTCTTCATGCTCAAGCTCAGGGTCGAGCGCTTGAACGGCGCGCGGACATTCAGCCAGAAGCCGAAGAGCCGGTGCCACCATGTCATTCAGCGGCCTTTTATTGACAGAACAGACCATGAGAACGGCGAATATGTCACGAACACATCGATGCATTACATTGAAACGCGCCTCGATGATCAGTTCCTGCTGGCGCTTACAGCGACCCATGAACTCAAACAGGTGGATGGCAAATTGCGCATCGCCAACAAACGGGTCGACCTGTTGAACTGCGATGCGGCTTTCGGCAACATACAATTGCTGCCATGATTTCTGATCGCTGTAACAGCGTTTATAACGCATTTGAGGATGCCGCCGGGCGATGGCCCGGTCGCGACCTGCTGCAGACGCTGCCGGGAACGGCAAAGGTCTATGGGATCCCCTCCGGCACAATGCGTTATGGCGAGGCCAAGGCCGCCGTGGATGAGCTCTCGGCACGGTTTGAGGCCAAGGGCTATCGCAGCGGAATGCGGGTCGCCGTTCTTCTGGAAAACCGTCCGGTCTTCTTCATTGTCTGGCTGGCGCTCAACCGGCTGGGCATTTCGATCGTTCCGATCAATCCGGATCTGCGTGCGGCGGAGCTCGAATATCTGATCGGCCACAGCGAGCCGGCGCTGATCATCGCCGTTAAACCGCGTCAGGACGAGCTGCGCAAAGCATCTGCGGCCGCGGGCATGGACCTGTCGGTCGTTGGGCCGCACGACCCATTGCCCGCGCCGCGCGGCAATTCAGTCGTTGCGCAAGAGGATGGCGGTGAGGCTGCGGTCCTCTATACGTCCGGAACGACGGGAAATCCGAAAGGTTGCGTTCTGCCGAACGCTTATTTTCTGCTGGCGGGCAATTGGTATGCGTCCGTCGGTGGCCTCGCCGCGCTTTCAACCGATGGCGAGCGGATGATCACGCCGCTGCCGGTTTTTCACATGAACGCGATGGCCTACTCATTCATGGCGATGATCGCCGTCGGCGGCTGCCTGATCGTGCTTGACCGTTTTCACCCCAGAAGCTGGTGGTCGGATGTGGCGCAATCGCGCGCCACCTGCCTGCATTATCTTGGCGTCATGCCATCGATGCTGATGGGAGCCGATCCGTCCTCCGGCGACAAGGAGCATTGCGTGCAATTCGGCTTTGGCGCCGGCGTCGATCCGAAGCTGCAGGCGGCTTTTGAAGACCGGTTCGGTTTTCCGCTGGTTGAAGCCTGGGCCATGACGGAAACAGGGGCCGGCGCGGTGATTGCCGCACACACGACCGACCGCCTTGTCGGACAGGCCTGTCTCGGCCGGCCGGGCCGGGAGGTCGCGTGCCGGATTGTCGACGAGGAGGGCAATGAGGTAACCACCGGTGCGCCCGGCGAGTTGCTGGTCCGGCGTGCCGAGGGCGATCCGCGCTATGGGTTCTTCTCGCACTACTACAAGGATCCGGAGGCCACCGAGGACGCGTGGCGGGACGGCTGGTTCCATACCGGCGATATTGTCCGCCGGAACGAACACGGCGACATGTTCTTTGTCGACCGGAAGAAGAACGTCATCCGCCGGTCCGGCGAGAACATCGCCGCCGTGGAGGTGGAATCGATTCTCATGCGGCATCCGCAGATCAAGGCCGCCGGTGTAACATCCGTTCCCGACCCGATCCGTGGCGATGAGGTTTTTGCCTGTCTTGTTGTTGATGATCCTTCACCGGATCTGGCTGTTGAAATCACCGAATGGTGCCTTGGTCAGATGGCCTATTACAAAGCGCCCGGCCACATTGCCTTTGTCGATACATTGCCGCTGACCGCGACACAAAAGGTCCAGCGCGCGCAGTTGAAAAGGCTTGCGGCGGACCTCGTCGGTCAATCCGGTACGACAGTCACCGCACATCTGAAAAAACGGCAGGCGGCCTGATGGCACGCCGCAAATCCTATGACGGAGTGGTGCTGACGGCGCCTTTTACGATGCCGTATCAACGCTATTCGATCGAATCCGCGCATTGGTGGATTGCCCGCGCCTTGCGCGGTTCGCTCGATGTGGCGGGTCTGAAACCCGGCGATATTGACGGCTTCACCGTGTCCAGTTTCACCCTCTTTCCCGACACCGCCGTGGGCCTGACCCAGCATCTCGGCCTTAGCCCGCGATGGCTCGACCATATCCCGATGGGAGGAGCCAGCGGGATCGTGGCCTTGCGAAGGGCGGCGCGAGCGGTGCAAGCGGGAGACGCGGACATTGTTGCCTGCGTTGCCGGAGACACCAATCATGTCGACAGTTTCCGGCTGATGCTGTCGAGCTTTTCCCGCTTTGCCTCCGATGCATCCTATCCTTATGGCTATGGCGGGCCCAATGCCAACTTTGCGCTGCTGACGGATCGCTACATGAATGAGTTCGGGGCGACGCGCGACGACTTCGGCCGTTTGTGTGTTGCGCAAAGGAGCAATGCGCTGAAAAATCCCGGCGCGCTGATGAAGAAGCCGCTGACGCTGGACGATTACCTGAAAGCACGGCCCATCTCCGATCCGATTGCACTGTTTGATTGCGTCATGCCCTGTGCGGGATCGGAGGCCTTTCTGGTGATGTCCGAGGATGAAGCCATAAAACGCAATCTTCCCTTTGCCCGGATCGGCGGCACAATTGAGCGTCACAATGCCCACGCGGATGACCCGATCCAGCTGCGTGGCGGATGGACGGTGGATATCGAAGAGTTGTGGGAGATGGCCGATTGCGGCCCGCAGGAGATTGATCTTCTTCAGACCTATGACGACTATCCGGTGATTTCATTCATGCAGATCGAAGATCTCGGATTTTGCGAGAAGGGTGCCGCAGCAGATTTCCTGCGTGAGCGCGATATGACGATTGCAGGCGATTTCCCGCACAACACGTCCGGCGGTCAGCTTTCGGCCGGGCAGGCGGGCGCCGCCGGCGGCTTCATCGGTCTCGTCGAGGCCATAAGGCAGGTGACGGGTCTGGCGCAGAGCACACAGGTGCCGGACGCCAAATGTGCGTTCATCTCCGGTTTCGGCATGATCAATTACGACCGGGGTGTTTGTTCAAGCGCGGCAATATTGAAGGCGGGCAGCGCATGACCGATCCGCTTCAGCCGCCAAAAAAGAAAAACCCGCAAAAGCGCACCGTGTCGCCGACGCGGCCGCCGGAGGCGCGAAGCCGTGCATTTCTCGGATTGAGCGCGGCGGCAGCCGAGGGGCGATTTGCGCTGCAACACTGCGCGGAATGCGGAGCGGTTCAGTATCCGCCGCGCGATGCCTGTTCGAGCTGCCTATCGACCGAGCTGGCCTGGAAAGACACCGACCCCGCAGGGTCAATCCTGGCTGAAACCACGATCCGGACCTCGATGAAACTCTATTTCAAGGAGAGGGCGCCCTGGCGCACCGGCACTGTCAAACTCGATGCCGGTCCGGTGGTTATCTGTCACCTTCATGGTGATTGCGCCCGCAATGACCGGGTCAATCTGCTTAACCGCCTCGACCGGTCCGGACAGGCCGTTTTGTTTGCCGTCCCGCAAGAACGGAGCCCAAATATGGAAGATGATCCCCAACTCAGGGCGATGACCAGCGATCCGAAACACCGCCGGGTCCTGATCGCGGATGCAAGGAATGCCAATGCACCGGCGCTTGCAAAGGCCCTGGTGGATGCCGGCGCTGCAACAGTTTTTGTCGGTGAAGCGGAAAGTTGGAGGCCTAACCCGGCTAGGGAAGCGCTCGAGGCGATTTCAAATGTTGTGATCCTGCCGCTTGATGTGACCGACACGGCCTCGGTTCAAGAACTCGCGGGAGAGATCGGCGGCAAGACGGATATCTTGATCAACAATGCCCGTTTTGTTCGTCCCGGCGGCGTGCTGGCGCGCGGTGATACCGCCTTTGCGCGCGATGAAATGGAGGTCAATTATCTGGGTCTGATGCGCCTTGCCCAGGCCTTCGGGCCGGGCATGTGCGGGCGAACGGCCGACGGTGACAATTCAGCGGTTGCCTGGGTGAATATCCTGTCCGTTCATGCGCTCTCCAACAGTCCGGATTATGGCTGTTTTTCAGCATCGAACGCCGCGGCGCGTTCGTTGAGCCAGAGCCTGCGGGCGGAATTCCGGGCGTCGGGCCTCAGGGTCATGAACGTCTATTGCGGACCGACAGAGGATGATTGGCATCAGCCGCTGCCGCCGCCCAAGGTGACGCCACAGGCGCTGGCACGTGTGGTGCTGCAGGGTTTGCGTGACGGTCTTGAGGAAACCTGTTGCGGTGATGTGGCAAAGGACCTTTACGAGCGGTACCGCGACAATCCCAATGTTCTGGAACGGGAAATGACCCTGGCGGGAGACGGCGCATGAGCCAGGCCATTCTTCAAGCGCTTTGCGAAAAGGTGTCCGAGGGCGGCATCGAGATTGTCGACCTCACCCATACACTGGACCCGGACTTTCCGGTCATTGTCCTGCCGCCCGAGTTCGGCCAGTGCGCACGGTTCCGGATGGAGGAAATCAGCGCCTACGATCATCGCGGTCCGGCCTGGAAATGGCACAATATCAGCATGTCGGAACATACCGGGACCCATTTCGATGCGCCGGCGCACTGGATATCGGGCCGCGATCTTCCGAACAACTCGGTCGACGCAATCGCGCCGGGCGATTTCATCGGCCCGGTCAATGTTATCGATTGTTCTGAAGGGGCGGGCAAAGACGATGACTTCGAATTGACCCCGGATATCATCAAGGCCTGGGAGGATGAGTACGGAACGATTGAGGCCAATTCCTGGGTGCTCATGCGAACCGACTGGTCGAAAAGGTCGGGTGCCGCCTATCTCAATATGAAGGACGACGGCCCGCACTCACCGGGACCGACCCCGGAAGGCATCCGGTTTTTGATCGAGCAACGTGATATCCGCGGCTTCGGAACGGAAACCGTCGGCACGGATGCCGGTCAGGCGAGCCATTATGAGCCGCCTTATCCGGCCCACTATTATCTCCACGGTGCCGGCAAATACGGCCTCCAGTGTCTCGCCAGTCTCGACCGGCTGCCGCCAAAGGGTGCGGTCCTTCTGGCTGCGCCGCTGAAGATCAAGAATGGAACAGGCAGCCCCTTGCGGGTTTTGGCGATGGTTCCGGGTGGCCGGTCATGAGTGAGTACACCGCTATTATTACCGGGGCCAATAAGGGGATCGGCGCGGACCTTGCGGCGCGTTTGCTGGAGAAGAATTACCGTGTCATCTCGGTCGCGCGGCACGCGCCCCAGGTTTCTCACCCGAACCTGTTTTCCGTGGAGGCCGACCTTCTCGACGAGGATGCTGTTACGAAGGCGGCAGCCGAGATCGCATCGACCCACAATGTAACCCACCTGATTCACAATGCCGGCCTGATCTGGCCGAACCTTGTCGAAGATGCAAAGCCGTCCGACATAACAGGGCTTGCCCAGCTTCATCTTGGCTCCGCACTGACCTTGCTGCAGGCCGTATTGCCGTCGATGAAAAATGCCGGTTTCGGGCGCATCATGTTCAATGGATCGCGAGCGGCGCTTGGCGTGCCAACGCGAACAGCCTACAGCGCCAGCAAGGCCGCCATGATCGGCATGGCGAGGACATGGGCGCTGGAACTTGCACCCCATGGCATAACTGTGAATGTGGTTGCGCCGGGGCCGATCCAGACGGACAATTTTTGGGGCATCGTTGAAAAGGGAAGTCAGCAGGAAACCGATCTGGCCAAGCGAATTCCCGTTGGCAGGCTGGGCCGTGTCGAGGATGTTTCAAACGCCTTTTTGTTCTTTTGCGATCCGGCCAACAGTTTCGTCACCGGACAGACGCTTTACGTGTGCGGTGGAGCAAGCGTTGGGACAATCACCATCTGACCATGGCACCCGGCACTGCTAAATGATGAGCTCTGTTGCAGCGTATGCGTTTCCGCGGGCCGCTGCAGTCAGTACCATGTCAGCATCCTGCAGGTTTCGTTCGACACAATGGCGCTGGCGCTCTCCTGTGTCATTCCGCCGTAGCTGTTGGCGGCGCGGTATTCCATGGTGAAAACATTGGTGCCGTCCGACGATACCGGTGTCGGCCGGGTCTCGATATGCCGGAAACTGGCGGGATCACTCAAATCTCGTTTTACCGCCCTCACCAACGGTTCGAAGGACGCATCCCATCTGGAAAGGCAGTGTTGCGCATAAACGTTGGTCGATGCGACATCTGTTGCATTATTGTCCCTGTTGTAGCCAATGAAATATCCGACGAGAAACAGGGCTGCAAACGCCAGTGCGCCCAGACCAACCAGCGCCGGCTTTCTCACACGTGGTGGATCAGACGGTTGCTCTTCGGCTTCCGCTTCGTTCGGTTTCCCGGCCCTGGCGTCGTTGTATTCCGCACGGGTGATCCTGCCAGCCCGGAGCATCCGCTTTAGCCTGACAAGGCCTTCATCCCCATAAGCCACGGTCAATCTCCGTGTTTGTCCGCCCGACAGATATTGGAGCATATTTGCGTAAATAAACCGTAATCGCTGCACCTGTGGTTGCAGTTCCGCCTTGTCGCGTATGACGTTGTTCGACGGCCGGAAATGACGGCGGTTTTACGGATTTTAATATTGTTTGTTCGTTTCGGCTGATCCGCTTGGCGACACCCCGCGTAATACCTCATGCCGGCGCACATGGATCAATAGTCTCACAGGAGAACTCGAAATGTTCAGACGTACCCTTATTGCCGCCATTGCTGTCGTGCCGCTTGCTTTCGGCACGGTTGCAGCCAAGGCCGCCGACATCGTCGATACGGCCGTTTCTGCCGGGAACTTCAACACGCTGGTCGCCGCTGTTCAGGCTGCCGGACTTGTCGACACGCTGAAAGGCGAGGGCCCGTTTACGGTTTTCGCTCCGACGGACGAAGCCTTTGAAAAACTGCCGGCGGGAACCGTCGAGGATCTGCTGAAGCCTGAAAACAAAGACCAACTGGTTGCCGTGCTGACGTACCATGTCATCCCGGGAAAGGTCATGTCGGGTGACATCGCAGGCAAGAAAATGGGCGTTAAAACCGTTCAGGGCAGTGAGCTGATGGTCGACGCCATGGATGGCGTCAAGGTGGACAATGCGTCTGTCGTGACCGCGGACATCGAAACGTCGAATGGCGTGATCCACGTTATCGACCAGGTCGTCCTGCCGAAATAGGTCACGGCACTTTCAATGGCGAGGCCGGGGAAAAACCGGCCTCGCCTTGAAAAAGACGCCTGGTGGATTCGTTTCCGGCGCGTCGGTGCCTGAGATGGCGCGCAAAACGTCCTCATACGGGGGCTTCCCTGCGAAACGGCAAACAGGATCAATCGCCCTTTCAAAAGGGTTGTAGATCGGAACGGAGATCAGGAGGGTGACCATTGTCACAACACGGTGTTCCTGACCTTCCGGTTTTGACCCGTTTTGAGCAGGTGGCCGACGGTTCGTTATACGCACGTCTTCCTGATGATTGGCAGATCGGCATAGCCGATGTTGTCGATTCGACCGGTGCAATTGCCAACGGGCATTACAAATCCGTCAATTTTGCAGGCGCGGCCACGATCAGCGCCGTTTCGAATTCCTCAGGCGGCAGACTGCCGCTTTTTGCATTTGGTGGCGATGGCGCGCAATTTGTTGTGCGACCGGAACAGGCGCAAGCCGCATCAAGTGCGCTTGCCCAGGTATCCCATTGGGTCAAAGGCCAGCTCGAACTGGATTTGCGTGTCGGCATGACCAGCATTGCCGCAATCCGGGCCGCCGGTTTCGATGTGCGGGCCGCTTACTGGCGGGCGTCGGATCACGTGCAATATTCGCTTTTTACCGGGGGTGGCCTCGAATGGGCAGAGAAGCAGCTAAAGGGCGGCCATTTCGCGATCAGGCCGACTGGCGATGAAGGTGACCCGGACCTGTCGGGTCTATCGTGCCAGTGGGGCCCTGTGATGTCCACGCGCGGCAAGATCATCTCATTGATCGTCAAGCCTGCTTCCGGTTCAAAACCTGCCGCTTTTGAGAAGGCGACGCGAAAAATCATCAAGGCTCTTGGCAAGGCAAAGGCGGTGAACCCCGTTCCTGATGCCGGTCCGGACGTGCGATGGCCCGGTGCTTCCATCGATCTGCAATCCAAGACAATTACCGGGTCCGGTTTTGACGCCTTGAAGAAGGCCTGGACGATTGTCCGAACGCTGTTTTACTGGTCACTGTTCAAGGCAGCTGCTCCGTTGCGAGGCCTCGCGCCAACCCGGTACCGCGCCGACATTTCTGCAAATTCGGATTTCCGCAAATTCAATGACGGACTGATGATGACCGTTGATTGTTCACCCGGTTCGATAGACGGTCTGAAGACTATTCTGGAACGGGCCGAGCGCGACGGGGTGATCCGGTTCGGCCTTCATGTACAGGACGAGGCGCTGATTACCTGTGTGGTTCCATCCGTTTTCGAAAGAAACCACATGCACTTTATCGACGGGTCGGGGGGCGGATATGCGTCGGCTGCGAAGCAATTGCGCGCCAATGGCCGTTCGTGACTTGACGCGACAATAGCCGGTTTCGTCAACAGGTTTTCTATCGGCTCCAATGAAGCCTGCGTATAACATACAAGAAAAAGGTTCGCGGTCCCGGTGCTTACGGCCGTTGTGTCCGACTTCTCGACGTAATGATATATATCTTTATTGTGCTTCTTTTAGTCTTATTTATGCACAGTACAGGTTATAATTGCCGAGCGGAGTATTTTACAAGTTAACCTATTTTTTACCGTAAAACAGATAGGTTTCTTGAACAGATGTCTTTGGTTGTAATGACTTCAACCATCCGGAATTCCCTCAAGTTCATGATGAATTTTCGCGGACACATTGTTTGCGAAAGGCTGGAGTACGGCTCGCCAAGGCGCCATCGGCGTATTGGTTGACTGTAAATCGTCGGTCAGGCATGTGCAGAGCGGCCACAATTGGCGATCTCTCGTTTGTC
This portion of the Hoeflea prorocentri genome encodes:
- a CDS encoding aromatic ring-hydroxylating dioxygenase subunit alpha, giving the protein MYKQQPRQMAAEDIEDLVQGYQVHRDVYISRDVYELEMRHLFTNSWVFVGHESQTPNKGDYYATQIGDQPVIQVRHSDGEVKVLHNRCPHKGVKIAIDREGNTGKFFRCPYHAWSFKTDGCLLAIPLKKGYENTGLDETENVKGIKPVGDVRNYRGFIFARLADEGISFEDFFQGSLSSIDNMVDRSPEGRLEIAGPPLRYMHQCNWKMLVENQTDTCHPMVAHESSAGTAVKIWESLGNPEPRPPAMEIIAPFMSPYEFFEDMGIRTWPNGHGHTGVHHSIHSDYSAVPGYFEAMCEAYGEDRAKAIMDENRHNTVYFPSIMIKGPIQQLRNFIPLGPDKTLVESYIYRLVGAPDHLLARTAMYNRMINAPTSIVGHDDLEMYERAQEGLHSEGLEWVNVQRLYPGAEEDFSEEAVENGTTERQMRNQFHAWAKFMTATMPRRTELQGEAGQ
- a CDS encoding thiolase family protein, with protein sequence MARRKSYDGVVLTAPFTMPYQRYSIESAHWWIARALRGSLDVAGLKPGDIDGFTVSSFTLFPDTAVGLTQHLGLSPRWLDHIPMGGASGIVALRRAARAVQAGDADIVACVAGDTNHVDSFRLMLSSFSRFASDASYPYGYGGPNANFALLTDRYMNEFGATRDDFGRLCVAQRSNALKNPGALMKKPLTLDDYLKARPISDPIALFDCVMPCAGSEAFLVMSEDEAIKRNLPFARIGGTIERHNAHADDPIQLRGGWTVDIEELWEMADCGPQEIDLLQTYDDYPVISFMQIEDLGFCEKGAAADFLRERDMTIAGDFPHNTSGGQLSAGQAGAAGGFIGLVEAIRQVTGLAQSTQVPDAKCAFISGFGMINYDRGVCSSAAILKAGSA
- a CDS encoding SDR family NAD(P)-dependent oxidoreductase yields the protein MTDPLQPPKKKNPQKRTVSPTRPPEARSRAFLGLSAAAAEGRFALQHCAECGAVQYPPRDACSSCLSTELAWKDTDPAGSILAETTIRTSMKLYFKERAPWRTGTVKLDAGPVVICHLHGDCARNDRVNLLNRLDRSGQAVLFAVPQERSPNMEDDPQLRAMTSDPKHRRVLIADARNANAPALAKALVDAGAATVFVGEAESWRPNPAREALEAISNVVILPLDVTDTASVQELAGEIGGKTDILINNARFVRPGGVLARGDTAFARDEMEVNYLGLMRLAQAFGPGMCGRTADGDNSAVAWVNILSVHALSNSPDYGCFSASNAAARSLSQSLRAEFRASGLRVMNVYCGPTEDDWHQPLPPPKVTPQALARVVLQGLRDGLEETCCGDVAKDLYERYRDNPNVLEREMTLAGDGA
- a CDS encoding aromatic-ring-hydroxylating dioxygenase subunit beta; this encodes MLDEGRYDEWIDLWLADGHYWMPLDYKQTDPHLVTSFLYEDLFMLKLRVERLNGARTFSQKPKSRCHHVIQRPFIDRTDHENGEYVTNTSMHYIETRLDDQFLLALTATHELKQVDGKLRIANKRVDLLNCDAAFGNIQLLP
- a CDS encoding MarR family winged helix-turn-helix transcriptional regulator produces the protein MTKGGKQKGAFVPSYLLYLLAASSEAASAQFHARVRANGLRVPEWRVLACLSDQDGLMITRLAEYALAEQSRLTRIVDQMDKKGLVERRVDDGDRRKVRVHLTDAGRALAETLVQEARDHESRLLGLLEDTDAARIKPALQALLRSLEHVSPGD
- a CDS encoding PDR/VanB family oxidoreductase; translation: MLNLVVDSIHDETDRIRVFTLCEASGAELPGYLPGAHLDFDLGELGTRSYSLIDWKSSLSTRNYTIAVQREDDGTGGSKAMHRLEAGRAIKVLPPENDFELRDGAAPVLLLAGGIGVTPLISMASALDAQARDFAFHYSARSAGVMGFRERLGQAFPDHMVFHFDDQAPLDLAKLMSAQPPDTQLYICGPKGMIDAAREAAITAGLAEANIHIELFSAPEAQSGDASFEVEIHDTGEVFVIPAGKTIIEVLEEAGKDLMYDCQRGDCGICQTDVISGTPDHRDVVLSEADRAAGKVMQICVSRAKSGRLVLDL
- a CDS encoding SDR family NAD(P)-dependent oxidoreductase, which encodes MSEYTAIITGANKGIGADLAARLLEKNYRVISVARHAPQVSHPNLFSVEADLLDEDAVTKAAAEIASTHNVTHLIHNAGLIWPNLVEDAKPSDITGLAQLHLGSALTLLQAVLPSMKNAGFGRIMFNGSRAALGVPTRTAYSASKAAMIGMARTWALELAPHGITVNVVAPGPIQTDNFWGIVEKGSQQETDLAKRIPVGRLGRVEDVSNAFLFFCDPANSFVTGQTLYVCGGASVGTITI
- a CDS encoding fasciclin domain-containing protein, whose translation is MFRRTLIAAIAVVPLAFGTVAAKAADIVDTAVSAGNFNTLVAAVQAAGLVDTLKGEGPFTVFAPTDEAFEKLPAGTVEDLLKPENKDQLVAVLTYHVIPGKVMSGDIAGKKMGVKTVQGSELMVDAMDGVKVDNASVVTADIETSNGVIHVIDQVVLPK
- a CDS encoding cyclase family protein, giving the protein MSQAILQALCEKVSEGGIEIVDLTHTLDPDFPVIVLPPEFGQCARFRMEEISAYDHRGPAWKWHNISMSEHTGTHFDAPAHWISGRDLPNNSVDAIAPGDFIGPVNVIDCSEGAGKDDDFELTPDIIKAWEDEYGTIEANSWVLMRTDWSKRSGAAYLNMKDDGPHSPGPTPEGIRFLIEQRDIRGFGTETVGTDAGQASHYEPPYPAHYYLHGAGKYGLQCLASLDRLPPKGAVLLAAPLKIKNGTGSPLRVLAMVPGGRS
- a CDS encoding AMP-binding protein, translated to MISDRCNSVYNAFEDAAGRWPGRDLLQTLPGTAKVYGIPSGTMRYGEAKAAVDELSARFEAKGYRSGMRVAVLLENRPVFFIVWLALNRLGISIVPINPDLRAAELEYLIGHSEPALIIAVKPRQDELRKASAAAGMDLSVVGPHDPLPAPRGNSVVAQEDGGEAAVLYTSGTTGNPKGCVLPNAYFLLAGNWYASVGGLAALSTDGERMITPLPVFHMNAMAYSFMAMIAVGGCLIVLDRFHPRSWWSDVAQSRATCLHYLGVMPSMLMGADPSSGDKEHCVQFGFGAGVDPKLQAAFEDRFGFPLVEAWAMTETGAGAVIAAHTTDRLVGQACLGRPGREVACRIVDEEGNEVTTGAPGELLVRRAEGDPRYGFFSHYYKDPEATEDAWRDGWFHTGDIVRRNEHGDMFFVDRKKNVIRRSGENIAAVEVESILMRHPQIKAAGVTSVPDPIRGDEVFACLVVDDPSPDLAVEITEWCLGQMAYYKAPGHIAFVDTLPLTATQKVQRAQLKRLAADLVGQSGTTVTAHLKKRQAA